One genomic region from Bubalus kerabau isolate K-KA32 ecotype Philippines breed swamp buffalo chromosome 7, PCC_UOA_SB_1v2, whole genome shotgun sequence encodes:
- the PACRGL gene encoding PACRG-like protein isoform X3 codes for MQKSECHRGVQMRNRLTDNCDQRTSSSAQVKHGTAVQQSKSSSSTSSPESARKLHPRPSDKLNPKTINPFGEQSRAPSAFAAIYSKGGIPCRLVHGSVKHRLQWECPPEKLPFDPLLITLAEGLRETKHPYTFVSKEGFRELLLVTGAPEKAVPLLPRLIPVLKAALVHVDDEVFERGLNALVQLSVVVGPSLNDHLKHLLTSGSLIVIKSKIPTYCSICC; via the exons ATGCAGAAATCAGAGTGCCATAGGGGCGTACAGATGAGAAACAGACTGACAG ATAACTGTGATCAAAGGACATCATCAAGTGCACAAGTAAAACATGGGACTGCAGTTCAACAAAGCAAATCTTCATCATCAACCAGTTCTCCAGAATCTGCAAGAAAACTTCATCCTCGGCCAAGTGATAAACTGAACCCTAAAACAATTAACCCG tttggtGAACAGTCACGAGCCCCTTCTGCCTTTGCAGCTATTTACTCTAAGGGAGGTATTCCTTGCAG GTTGGTCCATGGTTCAGTAAAACACAGGTTACAGTGGGAATGTCCTCCGGAAAAGCTTCCATTCGATCCTCTTCTTATTACTTTAGCCGAG gGTCTGAGAGAAACTAAACATCCATACACCTTTGTGTCAAAGGAAGGTTTTAGAGAATTACTTTTGGTCACAGGCGCTCCTGAGAAAGCTGTGCCTTTGCTTCCTAGACTGATTCCTGTGCTGAAGGCAGCTCTG GTCCACGTGGATGATGAAGTGTTTGAAAGAGGATTGAATGCTCTGGTACAGCTAAGTGTCGTCGTTGGTCCTTCTCTAAACGACCATCTGAAACATCTGCTTACCAGT